The DNA region GGTAATATGAAGATCAATCTGCAGACCGACCCGCTGGGTCACGATCCGCAGGGCCAGCCTGTCTATCTCAACGATATCTGGCCATCGCCGGAAGAGATCGCCACCGCCGTACAGCAGGTGACCAGCGACATGTTCCACAAAGAGTACGCAGAAGTCTTTGACGGCACGCCAGACTGGCAGGCGATCAAGGTCAGTGAAGCGGCGACTTACGCGTGGGATGAAGGCTCGACCTATATCCGCCTCTCTCCGTTCTTTGACACGATGCAGAAAGAGCCGGAGCCGGTGCAGGATATCCGCGGCGCGCGGGTGCTGGCGCTGCTGGGTGACTCGGTGACCACCGACCACATTTCACCTGCGGGCAGCATCAAGGCAGAAAGCCCCGCAGGGCGTTATCTGCTGGCGCACGGGGTAGAACGCACCGACTTCAACTCCTACGGTTCGCGTCGCGGCAACCATGAGGTGATGATGCGCGGCACCTTCGCCAATATCCGTATCCGCAATGAGATGGTGCCCGGCGTCGAGGGCGGTTACACCCGTCACTACCCGAGTGGTGAGCAACTGGCCATCTATGACGCGGCGATGAAATATCAGGCGGAAGGGGTGCCGCTGGCGGTCATCGCCGGGCGGGAGTATGGTTCGGGTTCAAGCCGTGACTGGGCGGCCAAAGGGCCTCGTCTGCAGGGCGTCCGGGTGGTGATTGCCGAATCCTTTGAGCGTATCCACCGATCCAACCTGATCGGGATGGGGATTCTGCCGCTGGAGTTCCCGCAGGGCGTGACCCGGAAAACGCTGGGGCTGACGGGGGAGGAGCGCATCGACGTCGAAAATCTGCAGGCACTGACGCCGGGCTGTACGGTGAAGGTGACCCTGACCCGCGCGGATGGCAGCAAAGAGGAGCTGGACACCCGCTGCCGCATCGACACCGGTAACGAGCTGACCTACTACCGCAACGACGGCATCCTGCACTACGTCATCCGCAATATGCTGAACTGATAAAAAAAGCCGGGGCGACCCGGCTTTTCTTTTTTAGGACTTCGGCAGCAGATGCCCCATCTTGCTCGCCTTGGTATCCAGGTAGTGCGCGTTCTTGGGATTGCGTCCCACCACCAGCGGCACCCGCTCAACGATGTTAATCCCGGCTTCGCTCAGGATCTCCACCTTACGCGGATTATTGGTCAGCAGGCGCACTTCATTGACGCCCAGCAGCTTGAACATATCTGCGCACAGGGTGAAATCGCGTTCATCGGCGGCAAAGCCGAGCTGATGGTTCGCTTCGACGGTGTCATACCCTTTATCCTGCAGCGCATAGGCGCGGATCTTGTTCAGCAGGCCGATGTTACGACCTTCCTGACGATGATAGAGCAGCACGCCGCGCCCCTCTTCAGCGATGGCATTGAGGGCGGCTTCGAGCTGAAAACCACAGTCGCAACGCAGGCTGAAGAGTGCATCGCCGGTCAGGCATTCGGAGTGAACGCGCGCCAGAACCGGCTCATTATCATTAATATCGCCAAAGACCAGCGCAACGTGGTCATGTCCGGTTGCCAATTCTTCAAAACCTACCATCAGGAAATCTCCCCATGGCGTGGGCAGTTTGGCTTCTGCCACCCGTTTAAGCTGCATGTGACTCTCCAGAACCTTCAGAGGATGCACTATCATCATGATAGTGCACAGGCCAGTGTGGCCCGACAAACGTGCAATATTGTGCCACAACCCGTAAGCGGGCTGGTACTCTCTGACACCAATTGCAGTGATAAAGCACGATTATCCAATCGGCAACAGGTATGTTATTCTTTTTTAAGCTAAAGTTATGCAGTTATTGTTCTCTGACACCGGTATAAGGGAAAAGGATGTTTAAGATTTCGCGTCGTACGACCTTCGGTATGCTGCTGTTGCTGATCATGCCGGTTTCCGTCTGGCTGACCGGCTGGCGCTGGCAGCCGGGCGAAAGCAACCTCGTGCTGAAAGGCCTGTTCTGGATGACCGAAACCGTCACCAGCCCGTGGGGGATCCTCACCAGCGTGCTGCTGAGTGCCTGGATGCTCTGGTGCCTGCGCTTTCGTCTGAAGCCCGCGATTCTGCTGCTGATCATTATGAACGCCACCATTCTGGCGGGGCAGTACACCAAGTCCTTTATCAAAGAGCAGATCCAGGAGCCGCGTCCTTACGTGATCTGGCTGGAGCAGCATCACGGTCTGGATGAGAAGACCTTCTATGAGCTGAAGCGCAAACAGCGTGGTGAGATGGTGACGTCGCTGATCGCCGATGAGACGCAGATCCCCGGCTGGCTGAAGCGGCACTGGGCGTTCGAGACCGGCTTTGCCTTTCCCTCCGGCCATACCATGTTTGCCGCCAGCTGGGCGCTGCTGGCGCTGGGACTGCTCTGGCCGCGCCGTCACTACAAGACCGTGGTCGTGATCTTCATCTGGGCCACCGGCGTGATGGCCAGCCGTCTGCTGCTCGGTATGCACTGGCCGCGGGATCTGGCGGTGGCGACGCTGCTTTCCTGGCTCCTGGTGACGCTGGCGACCTGGCTGGCACAGCGGTTCTGTGGCCCGCTGACGCTGCCGCCGGAAGAGCAAAAAGAGGTGGCTCAGCGGGAGCCCTGATTGTATTTCCCCCTGAAGACCCCATATTATTGATCGGGTTTGCGCAAAAGCGACTCACCCGATGCTGCTGGGAGCAGCATTTTTGCCGGAGTTTTGGCATAATTTATTCGACAACCTCACAACAGGATGCACTGTGAAATATTTGCTGATTTTTTTAGTGGTACTGGTCATTTTCATTATTTCCGTCACCTTAGGCGCGCATAACGATCAGGTCATTACTTTTAACTATCTGCTGGCGCAGGGTGAGTTCAGCGTTTCGACCTTACTGGCATCACTGTTTGGCGCAGGGTTTGTGCTGGGCTGGATTATCTGCGGCCTCTTCTGGTTACGCACCCGCGTCTCGCTGGCCAATGCCAACCGGAAAATCAGACGTATGCAGGCGCAAATCGAGCAGAGCAACACCGCACTGGCGACCCCGCCAGCGGTACCGGCTGGCCGGGAATAACCCCCGATGCATGAATTGCTGTTCCTGTTACTGCCGGTTGCGGCTGCCTATGGCTGGTATATGGGCCGTCGCAGCGCGCATCAGGATAAGCAGCAGGAAGCCAATAAGCTGTCACGGGAATATGTTGCGGGCGTAAACTTCCTGCTCTCGAACCAGCAGGATAAAGCGGTCGATCTCTTCCTCGATATGCTGAAAGAGGACAGCGGCACGGTGGAGGCGCACCTGACGCTGGGTAATCTCTTCCGTTCGCGCGGGGAAGTGGACCGCGCTATTCGCATCCATCAGGCACTAATGGAGAGCGCGTCGCTGAGCTACGAACAGCGTCTGCTGGCCGTGCAGCAGCTGGGGCGCGACTATATGGCCGCCGGGCTCTACGACCGCGCGGAAGATATGTTCAAGCAGCTCACCGATGAAACTGACTTCCGGGTGGGCGCGCTGCAGCAGCTGCTGTTAATCCATCAGGCGACCAGCGACTGGCAGCAGGCGATCGACGTCGCCGAGCGGCTGGTTAAGCTGGGCAAAGAGAAGCAGAAGGGCGAAATCGCCCATTTCTACTGCGAACTGGCGTTGCAGGCGATGAGCAGCGACGATCTGGATCGGGCGATGAGCCTGCTGAAAAAAGGGGAGTCTGCCGATCGCAACAGCGCCCGCATCTCGATCATGATGGGCCGAATCCTGATGGAAAAAGAGGATTACGCCAGAGCGGTAGGGCATCTGCAGCGGGTGCTGGATCAGGATAAAGAGCTGGTCAGTGAAACGCTGGGGATGCTGGAAACCTGCTTCCAGCGGCTGAATCAGCCGGAGGCCTGGGCAGATTTTCTGCAGCGCTGTGTGGAGGAGAACACCGGGGCCGCCGCCGAGCTTTATCTCTCTGACATCGTGGAGCAGCAGCAGGGCTCAGAAGCGGCACAGAACTACATCAGCCGCCAGCTGGAGCGCCATCCGACGATGCGGGTCTTCCATCGCCTGATGGATCTGAACCTGCATGAAGCGGAAGATGGCCGGGCGAAAGAGAGCCTGATGGTGCTGCGCGACATGGTAGGCGAACAGATTCGCACCAAACCCCGCTATCGCTGCCAGAAGTGCGGTTTTACTGCCCACGCGCTCTACTGGCACTGTCCATCCTGCCGCACCTGGTCTTCGGTGAAACCTATCCGGGGGCTCGACGGCCAGTAAGCCGGCCGTTGCAGGTCATTTTACTCCCCGCACTGTAGTTACAACATACTAAAGGGTCGTGGTTTTAGCATATTCCGGCAGCGGTGCACTAATTGCCCGGCAGTGGGGCGATGGCGATTGTGATGGTCAGACACCGCAGGTAGAATGCTTGCCGTTTGTCGATTGCGCCTGCGGGTGCCTGTTACAGAGGAAATGCCATGCCTTCACCCCATAACGTGACCGCTTCGCCGATTCTGGTCGCGCTCGACTATCACGACCTCGACAGCGCATTGCGTTTCGTCGACCAGATCGATCCCCGCAGTTGCCGCCTTAAGGTTGGCAAAGAGATGTTTACGCTGTTCGGCCCGTCGCTGGTCAGAACCCTGCAGCAGCGCGGCTTTGAACTGTTCCTCGACCTCAAATTCCACGATATTCCCAACACCACCGCAAAGGCTGTCGCGGCAGCGGCCGATCTCGGCGTCTGGATGGTCAACGTTCACGCCAGCGGCGGCGCGCGCATGATGAGTGCGGCGCGTGAGGCGCTGCAACCTTTTGGCAAGGATGCGCCGCTGCTGATTGCTGTCACCGTTTTGACCAGTATGGACGCAGAGGATCTTCTCGGACTCGGTATCACGCTGTCGCCGGCGGAGCAGGCGGAGCGACTGGCGAAGCTGACTCAGTCGTGCGGGCTGGATGGCGTGGTCTGTTCGGCCCATGAGGCGGTGCGCTTCAAACAGGAACTGGGTCAGGAATTTGCCCTGGTCACGCCGGGTATTCGTCCGGCGGGCAGCGATGCCGGCGATCAGCGCCGCATCATGACACCGCAGCAGGCGAAACAGGCGGGCGTGGATTATATGGTGATCGGGCGTCCGATTACCCAGTCCGCCGATCCGGCCGCCGCCCTGCAGGCCATTCTTAACAGCCTGGAGACACCCTGATGGCGAATGATAATACCCTGGTTTACTCCACTGACAGCGGACGCATCACCCAGCCCGAACAAAAAGCGGTGCGGCCAAAAGGGGACGGCATAGTCCGTATTCAGCGTCAGACCAGCGGCCGCAAAGGCAAAGGGGTCTGCCTGATCACGGGCATCGACCTGGATGACGCCGCGCTGGCGCTGCTGGCGGCCGAGCTGAAGAAAAAGTGCGGCTGTGGCGGTTCGGTAAAAGAGGGCGTGATTGAGATTCAGGGCGACAAACGCGACCTGCTGAAGAGCCTGCTGGAAGCCAAAGGTATGAAGGTGAAGCTGGCGGGCGGCTGAAAAAGAAATCGGGCTACCGAAGTAGCCCGATTGTGATGCAGATGCTAGCGTAGCCGATTATTGTTTTAATAAGGTCCTTAGTGGACCTGATGACCGATAATACCACCCACAGCGGCGCCACCGACGGTGCCCAGTGCGCTACCATTGGTCAGGACTGAACCCCCAATCGCGCCCGCGCCCGCGCCAATCGCGGTATTACGGTCACGCTTGGACCAGTTAGAACAGCCGCTCAGTGCAACAGCTAACGTGGTCGCCAGTACAACGGCAGTGATTCGCTTCATTGTTGTTGTCATACACTTCTCCTTTGATGTGCTCACAGAGGCAACACTCTTAGTATAGCTCCGATATTTCCTCAGCCCGCTTGTAACCCATCATTGCCGCATCCGTGATGGCATCGAAATGGCGTTACCATGGACAAACCGTTTGTAGCGGGTGAGTCACAATCGTGGCCCGACAGGTCCACGTATTGTCTGAGAGGATTCTAAGCATTCTGCGGAAATTCCGAAGATAGAAAAGTCTGAAAGCACGACGCATTTTTGCATTCACAGCCAATCCTTCTGCTTTTATAGCCATTTGCTCCATAACCTTTTACGCGCTGACTCCGCAAAATTCAGTAACGATTGTCAGCAGGAGAAAAGGCATGCTGGAGCACCTCAAACAACAGGTTCTGGAAGCGAATCTGGACCTACCCAAATATAACCTGGTGACCTTCACCTGGGGCAACGTCAGCGGCCTTGATCGCGAACAGGGGCTGCTGGTGATTAAACCTTCCGGCGTGCGCTATGACGTGATGAAGCGCGACGATATGGTGGTGGTCGATCTGGCGACGGGTGACGTGGTGGAGGGGGAGAAACGCCCCTCCTCGGACACCGCCACGCACCGCGCGCTCTACCTGGCCTGGCCGGACGTGGGCGGCATTGTGCATACCCATTCGCGGCACGCCACCATCTGGGCGCAGGCGGGACGCGCGATTCCGGCCTGGGGCACCACGCACGCCGACGACTTCTACGGTGAGATCCCCTGCACGCGGGCCATGCGCAGCGAGGAGATTCAGCAGGAGTATGAGTGGAACACCGGTGACGTGATTATCGAAACCTTCGCGCAGCGCGGACTCTCCCCGTCGGCGATCCCTGCGGTGCTGGTCAATTCTCACGGCCCCTTCGCCTGGGGGAAAGACGCCCACGCCGCGGTGCACAGCGCCGTGGTCCTGGAGGAGGTAGCCTACATGGGGCTGTTCAGCCAGCAGCTGACCGCGAACCTGCCGCCGATACAGCAAACGCTGCTCGACCTGCACTACCTGCGAAAACATGGTGAAAATGCCTGGTATGGGCAGAAATAGTCAGCGGGACGCCACGGCGTCCCGCTTTTTTTTGTGCCAGACCCAGTGCGGTGATGCCCCGTCCGATTCACCGTTCACGCCGTCAATTCTCTCCCCGTTTCCCCGTCTGTTTCAGCCGACTGCGCCATCAGGATAGTGCCTCTGGCGAAAGTGAGGACCACACAGTGCCGCTGAGAAGATAAACGGCGGTTAACAAGTGAACGGATGTCGCTGATTTTCGTGCCATTTACAACCACGGTTATCCCGCAAGGGTATCGGAGTGGCGCATTCGGGCCGCTCCTCTTTCTCCGGGCAGGATTGCACAGTCCGTCCGGGGTTGCATTAAGGATCCTTGAGCCGCTGTAAAGGGCCGGTATCTCTTCTGTCCTGGTCTGCGCAGAGGGGACCGCGACAGATGCGCGTTTGCGGGATTCTGACCCTGATCGGCCAGCCGTTAAAACGTGTTATGCGTCTGCAGAGTGCCAGGCAACGGCGCTCACCTATACAGTAACCGAGCTAATCAATCTGAAAAGCGCGAGTCAGGGATCACTCTGGATTTTGTGTTGTAAATCAATCTCTCATTTGGTCTGGCCTCACTCTGCATTACGCTGATGTCGCGTATTTAACGCATCAAATATAAACAGAGGATGAGACAATGACAGTGATTAACCAAGCAACCTGCAGATTATTTACCGAAGCTGGCAACACCACGCAGTTAGTTGCCTATTACGAAGAGGGGCGACGTACTATGTGGATGATGCTGCGTGCGCAGCCTCGCCCGAGCTTCAACCATGAACTGATTGAGGAGATCATGAACCTGAGCTACGCCGCGCAGCGTTCCGGTCTGCCGATCGACTTCTGGGTTACCGGCTCGCTGGTGCCGCAGATGTTCAATGCGGGCGGCGATCTGCGCTTCTTCGTGGAGTGCATTCGCAACAACCGGCGTGAAGCGCTGCGGGCCTATGCACGCGCCTGTGTGGACTGCATCCATTCGGCCGCCCGCGGCTTCGACACCGGTGCCGTGACGCTGGCCATGATCGAGGGCAGTGCGTTAGGCGGCGGATTCGAGGCGGCGCTGGCGCACCACTTCATTCTGGCGCAGAACAACGCGCGCATGGGCTTCCCGGAGATCGCGTTCAACCTCTTTCCGGGCATGGGCGGTTACTCGCTGGTGGCGCGCCGTTCCGGCATGAAGCTGGCAGAGGAGCTGATTTGTGAAGGGGAGTCGCACAGCGCCGAGTGGTATGAGACGCGCGGTCTGGTGGACAAAGTCTTCCAGCCGGGTGACAGCTACCGCGCCACGCGCACCTTCATCGATACCTTACGGCCGAAGCTGAATGGCGTCCGGGCGATGCTGAAAGCGCGTCAGCGCGTGCTGCAACTCTCACGCGCCGAGCTGATGGATATCACGGAAGACTGGGTCGATTATGCATTTACCCTCGAACCCAAAGATATTGCCTATATGGAACGCCTGGTCCAGCTGCAGAACCGCCACAGCGCATCACTGCGTAAAGCGGGCTAATCCGGAGTAGCGTTAAACGCGGGCAGGATGCTTAGCCAGCCAATGCCCAAATTGTTCCGCGGGCATTGGTTTTGCGTAGTAGTAACCCTGACGCCCATCCACTCCACTTTTAAGGACAAAGGCTTCTTCATCCGGCGTTTCAATGCCTTCCGCAATGACCTGCAAATCGAGCGCCTTGGCGACGGCGACGATGGCACGGACCAGCGATTGCGAAACCGGCTGCTTATTGATATCGCGAATAAAACTCTGATCGAGCTTGATGGCGTTGATCGGCACACGCGCCAGCTGAGACAGCGAGGAGTAGCCGGTGCCGAAGTCATCCAGATGCACCTGAGCACCCAGCTCCTGAAACTGCTTCATGAGCTTCAGCGCCTCGGTCTCATTCTCAATCAGGCAGCTCTCTGTCAGCTCGATATCGATAGGGCAGTCGGTGATATTCGCCTCCTGCAGCGCCTGCTTCAGGTCGGTGTAGATACTCTGATCGATGAGCTGGCGGGCCGATACGTTAACGGCGACGCGCAGAAAAATACCCTGCTGCCGCCAGAGGATAATCTGCTTCAGCACGTTGAGCATGACCCAGCGTCCCAGCGGCACAATCAGCCCCGACTCTTCGGCGTAGGGGATAAAATCAGCCGGTGACACCAGACCGCGTTCAGGCGAGTTCCAGCGAACCAGCGCTTCGGCGCTGCGGACTTCGCCATCGCTGTCCACTTTGGGCTGATAGTGAACCAGCAGGTGATCCAGCTCCAGCGCCTTGCGGAGATTAGTATCCAGCCACAGATATTCAAAAACCCGCTGATTCATCTCCGCCGCAAAGACGCAGAACTTGCCGCGACCGTTCTCTTTGGCGTGATACATGGCGGTGTCCGCGTTGCGGATCAGGCTCTCGCGATCTTCACCGTGCAAGGGCGCGTAGGCGATGCCGATCGAGCAGCCGCTGTAGACTTCGATCAGCCCGATGCGGAAGGGCTGACGCAGCCGCTCCAGGATGCGGGAGGACATCGCCTCCAGCGCCGCCTGGCTGGTGTGCTCCGCCAGCACCACAAACTCATCACCGCCCAGCCGTCCCAGCGTCTGGTCTTTGCCCAGACAGCTCAGGATAGCCAGGGAAACCGCCTGCAGTAACTGATCGCCAAACATATGGCCGTAGGCGTCATTTACTTTTTTAAAATTGTCGAGATCGAGATAGACCACGCCAGTCTCATCGCCTTCCGCCCGCTCCAGCGCCAGGCTAATCTGCTGATGGATCGCGTTGCGGTTGGGCAGGCCGGTCACCGTATCGGTATTCGCCAGCACCCGCAACCGCTCCTGAGCGCGGCGCTCCTCGGTGATGTCGGTACCCGAACAGATGAGGAAAATTTCATTTTTGCCGCTGCCGCTGTGGACGAACTTATTACGGAACAGAAACAGTCGCTGGCCTTTTTTGGTTTTGACCCAGCGCTCCACTTCATAGGAGTTACCGTCGCGGAAGAAGCCCGCGATGTTGCGCCGCGACTGCGAGGCTTCCTGTTTCGTCATAAAGAGCTGGAAGACGTTGCGGCCAATGACTTCGTGTTCATTCAGGCCGGTATATTCTTCACTCAGGCGGTTAAAGCGCTGAATATTACCGCGCTGATCCAGGATCACGATCACCGAGTTGGCTTCGGAAACGACCTGTTCAGCGAAAGAGAGACCCAGGGTTAAATCGCGGGCGACCGCGGAGGTGTCGCCCCAGGCGGAAGCGGTGCCTGCCCAGGAGGACTGATTGACTTTGCGACCGACAAAATGCATAGGCACATCAATGCCCTGCAGCGTCATGGTCAGATTAATGCTTGAAGTTATGACCGGCATGGCACGGATCATGGCCGCCTGGCCGGGTGTCAGCGGCAGGGCGATATTGGTTTGTGATGACTCATCTTCGGCAAAATGCAACGCATCGCTGTCCGCGGTCAGACGCCAATGAGGGCTGGTTGTACCAAACAGGGTGTACAACAACGTCTGCCCTTGTTCATCGGTCATGGAAACTTCCTCCGGGAAGTGCTCTGCATACGTTATCTCATTATTTTAGCAACAGTATTCATCATCTGACGCCAGCACAAGATGCAAACGAAATATATTTTCCTGTCCAGATAAGAATGGCACAAAAAAGCCCCGCCGGAGCGGGGCTGTTGAGCCTGTTC from Pantoea deleyi includes:
- the ribA gene encoding GTP cyclohydrolase II, which produces MQLKRVAEAKLPTPWGDFLMVGFEELATGHDHVALVFGDINDNEPVLARVHSECLTGDALFSLRCDCGFQLEAALNAIAEEGRGVLLYHRQEGRNIGLLNKIRAYALQDKGYDTVEANHQLGFAADERDFTLCADMFKLLGVNEVRLLTNNPRKVEILSEAGINIVERVPLVVGRNPKNAHYLDTKASKMGHLLPKS
- the pgpB gene encoding phosphatidylglycerophosphatase B, producing the protein MFKISRRTTFGMLLLLIMPVSVWLTGWRWQPGESNLVLKGLFWMTETVTSPWGILTSVLLSAWMLWCLRFRLKPAILLLIIMNATILAGQYTKSFIKEQIQEPRPYVIWLEQHHGLDEKTFYELKRKQRGEMVTSLIADETQIPGWLKRHWAFETGFAFPSGHTMFAASWALLALGLLWPRRHYKTVVVIFIWATGVMASRLLLGMHWPRDLAVATLLSWLLVTLATWLAQRFCGPLTLPPEEQKEVAQREP
- a CDS encoding LapA family protein, coding for MKYLLIFLVVLVIFIISVTLGAHNDQVITFNYLLAQGEFSVSTLLASLFGAGFVLGWIICGLFWLRTRVSLANANRKIRRMQAQIEQSNTALATPPAVPAGRE
- the lapB gene encoding lipopolysaccharide assembly protein LapB, with amino-acid sequence MHELLFLLLPVAAAYGWYMGRRSAHQDKQQEANKLSREYVAGVNFLLSNQQDKAVDLFLDMLKEDSGTVEAHLTLGNLFRSRGEVDRAIRIHQALMESASLSYEQRLLAVQQLGRDYMAAGLYDRAEDMFKQLTDETDFRVGALQQLLLIHQATSDWQQAIDVAERLVKLGKEKQKGEIAHFYCELALQAMSSDDLDRAMSLLKKGESADRNSARISIMMGRILMEKEDYARAVGHLQRVLDQDKELVSETLGMLETCFQRLNQPEAWADFLQRCVEENTGAAAELYLSDIVEQQQGSEAAQNYISRQLERHPTMRVFHRLMDLNLHEAEDGRAKESLMVLRDMVGEQIRTKPRYRCQKCGFTAHALYWHCPSCRTWSSVKPIRGLDGQ
- the pyrF gene encoding orotidine-5'-phosphate decarboxylase — translated: MPSPHNVTASPILVALDYHDLDSALRFVDQIDPRSCRLKVGKEMFTLFGPSLVRTLQQRGFELFLDLKFHDIPNTTAKAVAAAADLGVWMVNVHASGGARMMSAAREALQPFGKDAPLLIAVTVLTSMDAEDLLGLGITLSPAEQAERLAKLTQSCGLDGVVCSAHEAVRFKQELGQEFALVTPGIRPAGSDAGDQRRIMTPQQAKQAGVDYMVIGRPITQSADPAAALQAILNSLETP
- the yciH gene encoding stress response translation initiation inhibitor YciH; protein product: MANDNTLVYSTDSGRITQPEQKAVRPKGDGIVRIQRQTSGRKGKGVCLITGIDLDDAALALLAAELKKKCGCGGSVKEGVIEIQGDKRDLLKSLLEAKGMKVKLAGG
- the osmB gene encoding osmotically-inducible lipoprotein OsmB, encoding MTTTMKRITAVVLATTLAVALSGCSNWSKRDRNTAIGAGAGAIGGSVLTNGSALGTVGGAAVGGIIGHQVH
- the araD gene encoding L-ribulose-5-phosphate 4-epimerase; the encoded protein is MLEHLKQQVLEANLDLPKYNLVTFTWGNVSGLDREQGLLVIKPSGVRYDVMKRDDMVVVDLATGDVVEGEKRPSSDTATHRALYLAWPDVGGIVHTHSRHATIWAQAGRAIPAWGTTHADDFYGEIPCTRAMRSEEIQQEYEWNTGDVIIETFAQRGLSPSAIPAVLVNSHGPFAWGKDAHAAVHSAVVLEEVAYMGLFSQQLTANLPPIQQTLLDLHYLRKHGENAWYGQK
- a CDS encoding crotonase/enoyl-CoA hydratase family protein; amino-acid sequence: MTVINQATCRLFTEAGNTTQLVAYYEEGRRTMWMMLRAQPRPSFNHELIEEIMNLSYAAQRSGLPIDFWVTGSLVPQMFNAGGDLRFFVECIRNNRREALRAYARACVDCIHSAARGFDTGAVTLAMIEGSALGGGFEAALAHHFILAQNNARMGFPEIAFNLFPGMGGYSLVARRSGMKLAEELICEGESHSAEWYETRGLVDKVFQPGDSYRATRTFIDTLRPKLNGVRAMLKARQRVLQLSRAELMDITEDWVDYAFTLEPKDIAYMERLVQLQNRHSASLRKAG
- the pdeR gene encoding cyclic di-GMP phosphodiesterase, with translation MTDEQGQTLLYTLFGTTSPHWRLTADSDALHFAEDESSQTNIALPLTPGQAAMIRAMPVITSSINLTMTLQGIDVPMHFVGRKVNQSSWAGTASAWGDTSAVARDLTLGLSFAEQVVSEANSVIVILDQRGNIQRFNRLSEEYTGLNEHEVIGRNVFQLFMTKQEASQSRRNIAGFFRDGNSYEVERWVKTKKGQRLFLFRNKFVHSGSGKNEIFLICSGTDITEERRAQERLRVLANTDTVTGLPNRNAIHQQISLALERAEGDETGVVYLDLDNFKKVNDAYGHMFGDQLLQAVSLAILSCLGKDQTLGRLGGDEFVVLAEHTSQAALEAMSSRILERLRQPFRIGLIEVYSGCSIGIAYAPLHGEDRESLIRNADTAMYHAKENGRGKFCVFAAEMNQRVFEYLWLDTNLRKALELDHLLVHYQPKVDSDGEVRSAEALVRWNSPERGLVSPADFIPYAEESGLIVPLGRWVMLNVLKQIILWRQQGIFLRVAVNVSARQLIDQSIYTDLKQALQEANITDCPIDIELTESCLIENETEALKLMKQFQELGAQVHLDDFGTGYSSLSQLARVPINAIKLDQSFIRDINKQPVSQSLVRAIVAVAKALDLQVIAEGIETPDEEAFVLKSGVDGRQGYYYAKPMPAEQFGHWLAKHPARV